In Arachis hypogaea cultivar Tifrunner chromosome 7, arahy.Tifrunner.gnm2.J5K5, whole genome shotgun sequence, the genomic window aaagatattttaaaatgaatttttttaaatgtatttaacaaatttttaataataaatataaaaatactaaaaacaccaaaaaatatattttttaaaaaaattacaatttatatatttttttaaaaatttaaattttttttcacttaataaatgaaatttttttattttatttaaatataattaataaataaatttttttatataaaatatttaaatataaaattatttttatttttataaaagatcttttaaaaaaatatcattaaaaaaaactttttcgaGCGCCCAGACCCAGTAGTTTAGTCCATATTTTATTGAAGTGAAACCCCACCGTTATACATGTCTTATTTCCACCCAAAACAAAACCTCACCGTCAAAAAATCACGAAGCGCGCGAACTCGAACAGAAAGAAATCCTAGTATTTATGTGAATCAAAATCTGAAGTGGTAAACCCTACCATAACCATGGCGAACAAACTTGCAACTAGACGGGACCTACTGGATCGGTGGAGAGGCATCCAGATGGAAGAAGAGGAGGATGACGGCGATATCCCCGATCCATCCAAGCGCCATCTGCTCCACCTCCGTAAAGAACAATGGTTCTCCCCAGCTTcacttgttattattattatttttttatttttttactttatttggtTTCAGCAGGATAGGGGCATGTAATCACGGACTTCTATACGTTACTCCCTTGTTGTTTTAATAATGGTGAAGTTGCAATGGCGATTTTACGACGTATCTGTAGAGTAATTATAACTTGTTCTCTTGAATGGAAATTATTTGACTAGTTGATGAAAGTAAAGCGAAATTCGAAGTGATACTCTCATTCCCAGAATAAGCAGCGGGAACAAGTAGTCTATGAATTGTCTATGAAACGTAGTCTTTGGTCATATTAATaacttgaattattattattaggaaaagtatagggagccaatggtctaagcatacaatgtgtacaatggaggtttaggaagtattagagatatgatcattagtgttacattgtcatgtcaggttacgcttttgggatgagtgagtTCATGTGAGTTCTAGATTCGAAAGGTCAAgggttcgatccttggtgaactctAAAATTAACTTAAGCTTTTAGGATGAGTGATTTgatgacatgagatgtttattatcctggTATTCGGATGATTATTCTGGATAGTGtgagtgatgttcattttattcatgaaCCAAAGgtttagcccattgtacacattgtacacttaggccattggctccctagcactacccttattattattattattattcatcctTCATTGGTGGAAATGGGCGTTATTTCATCAATATAACCCgttttcattgttgttgttttgcATTATCAATGTAACCCgttttcattgttgttgttttgcATTGATGGAATGGAGTTATGTTCTTGTTGGGGAATTGAGACATTGTTTCTTTGGTAGTTTCATATCTAACACCTTTACTTAATGTCAGGTTTGCAGATGCATATAATTTTCTAATTTGCTTGCCTTGTGAAAGTCATTTTTGGTGTGGCTTTTGGGATATAATGGGTCCCCTATTGGAGACTTTTTACAATTACTTCAAAGACGATCGTCATGATTCTCCTCTTAGGCGTTTATGGAAGAGAATATCTGATGAAATGAAGCGCTGTTTGCAATGCGTTTCTCAGCATCATCAAGCCCAAGACATGTACAATATGGAGTACGAGTCTAGCTCTATTGGTCCTCTTCTTGATGTCTTGCATAAGCTTGATAATGAGAGGGTGACATTACATCTGAGAGATATCAACACAAAGTTAGCAGGGGAAGAATATAATCCTGCATGCGATAATGCTGAAGTAGTTAATTTGTTGTATGAGGTGTGTTTCCTGTTGCTTTCCACTATCCCAAGTTTCAACACACTTGATAAGGCTCCTCTTTATGGCTAAATTTATTTCTGCTTCTTTGAAATATGTAcatttcccccccccccccccccccaagaaaaaagttattttttccttctccccccccccctccccaacattatagatattttatttgcttttattcATCTTACAAAATATGGTTTAACTTCTGTTTGTTTGTTGAGACTTGAAACTTGATAATACATGTTCTTAACCTGAATATTTTCATAGTTTTAAAACAAGTTACTAATATCTGTTGATACAGACAAGTGCAGACTGAACATTGTTAGATCAGGACTAgacaatatatattatattatgtacATATTATTTTGAAAAGGGGGAGGGGGATTAGCATAGATATTCCACTTGTATGCATTCTTGCAtttgtatatttttctttctttcctttgtgTATGAATGTTCTGTTTTGGATTTTAGTGTTTAAAGCCTCATTTTGTTCCTCCAATCATTTAATGCAGGTGTTAATGTTCCCAGTCCTCTTAGATTATCAGCCTTTATTCAATGAGTTTGAGTTATTTGTTGAAGCTATTGACTGTAAACACGAATTAGCTTTGTCTGGGCATCAACAATTTCcggtattatatataatttaatcctTGCTGTGTATCGTGCTTCTACATGCCAATGTAGTATTCTAGATTGCTTACGTGGTGAACCATTTGCTTACAGGGAGTATATGCCTTACTATTTTGCAAGAGAAGTGTTCGTTCTGTTGGATATCGCTTAGCAGAATCTATGGGAAAATTGAGGTACTTGTTGATTGGCAATTTGGCATGAAAGAGCTTCGGCTCCACTAATTGTAATCTGTATGAGTTGATGATGCcctaacaaattgaatgcaacttATGTCCCTTTTATTAAACTTGGATATAGAAGGCATGAAGCCTGAACTTATGTTTGGATGGATGAAAATGAACTTTAACATTGTCTTTTGTCACTGTTTCCGGATCCTGTTTTCTGCTGTTGGACATTTAGAAGTCTGTTTTATTAACGATCAATGCTTTTTGTTTGTGTGTAGGAGAGGAGCGGACTTGGAACCTTTGCAGCCACTTCTCAAGAAATTTATTGGCTGTTTAGAGGCTGATGCATTACCATTGGCTTTGGATACTTCAACACCAAGAGCCCAGCTGGATCGTGTGTCTTTATGGATTGGCATCAAATCATTGTAAGAGTGTATTCAGTAGTATCAGTCATTAGCCTAGTCATCTCTTTGCTATTATTTTGATGGTACTCTTTTATAAACATTTTTGTGAAGGCTTAGCTTCTTGGAGCCTACAACTTTTGAAGAAGGGATATTGGAACAATACCCCTTTTTTGTAGATATTGTACTCAATCATATTAGTGGCGATTCACTTGAATTCTCACATGCTGTTAATTGCTTGAGACTACTATTTGAAATGCTTGGTATGTTTTGTCTGTCTCTTATATTCCTTTTTTCAGATTTATATTTGTTCGCGTAACAATTCTTTGTGCTTGATCCTAGGTTGCAAGCTTTGGTTAAGGTCTACATTACCTCCAAGTGTAATGCGCAATACCCTACTTGGTCAATGTTTCCATACTCACAATGAGAAAATCCATAAAGATATTTTGGGCCTTTTCCAACCTTTCCTACAGGCATGTATGCATAACCGgtgtttgtttgtttcttttgtgtgtttttcttagaaaggaaaaaaaaattctttgGGTGGCTTTGGTGGGGGcgtcggggggggggggggggttgggtTCTTTGTGTGTTTGACATTGTTTACATCTTTCATGCCATGTTCCAGTCTCTTGAAGCTCTTCAAGATGGTGAGCATGAAAAACAGCGTAGACACTTTCTATATTTTCTCCTCCATCAAGTGCCAGTGAGCAGTAACTTCAGCATTCTAACGAGAAAACTGGCAAATCAGGTTATCACATTTAGGTTTTTGCACGATGGCTATGCAATGAGTGGCTATAGGCTCTTTGGCTGTAGCCATTGATGCTGCATATTGGTTTCTCTTGTatagttatatatttaataattgtcTTTTCAGATAGCATTACTTGTTGTATACCGAGGATATAGGATGAACCCACCTTGCCCTCCTTTTGAGTGTTCACACATGTGGTATGTACGCAGTTACTCCCCTTTTGTCCTtgtttttttcttgtttgaattaaatttagcagaGACTAGTCATAGTTTGCTGGAAAAAGAAATACCTTTTCCTATGTTCAATTTAACAATGCATTCATGCAGTGGACATAAACTCTCGTATTATCTATCAGGATACATAGGAAATCCTCTTGATTATATTTGTGACTAGAGATACAAGTTCTGTgagtcttttatttatttatttttgtttttgttttttttttttttttttttttttgtccggTTGACGAATAAGAGATCCTTTTATGAAATTTATAGGCATAAACAAAACTTTATGAGCAAGTGAACATTTGTAACATTAATATGTACGGTATGTTATCCTGCTAGGACTGTTTACCTATTAGAGAATCTCTTTAAGCTTGATCATGTTACTTCATTATAGTGTGTCTGGGAGAATTGGGAAAAACCATTCAGATGACTTTAATGAGGTGTAGCAGAATATTTGGTCTTGTTGAATTTCCATTGTCACAGCTCTAAGGCTTGGGGGGTATCCTTTTTTGGATCTTATTTTCATACTGAACTGTCTGAGAAGTCAATACTAAACAACTGCTGCATAATATAGATGAACTTCACCATAAATTAAGATCATTATGATATACTTGGACTTCTTTTAATGCATTTGCTTAATTGTTTCTCAACATTATGTTGAACAGGGGACCTGCCCTGGTGTCGTCTCTGAAGGACTCCTCACTTCACAGTTCCTTAAGGCAACCTGCATTTGACCTTATACAGATTATCATAGTATCAGATGCTGCTGCTTTAGTGAATTCAGTGCTGAGCTGCTGCACAAATCCAAACACTGAGAGTAGCATGGAAAACAAAGTCATTATTGAGTTGGATGATGAAAGTGATGATATTTGTTTCCAAGCTATTCCAAATTGTGCAATGAAGGATGATGATTGTTCTTGGGCTCAATTCAGTGCGCAGGCTAGAATAATCTATCAAGAGTTCCGTGAGTGGATGTGCATTCCAATGTTATGGGTTGATGTTTTAGTTGATATCAGTCCCTCAGTCCTACCAATTTCATTTTCCCAGGCCATCTTTTGGGCACGGTCTCGTTTTCCAATGATAGAACTTGAGAAGAGTTCAGAAACAGTGCTTCCAGTTAGATCTTGTCTTTCATCTTATGCTGCAGAAATTTCCTCTTCATTTGGGTGGAAGGTTCCAACTGGTTCTGATGATGGTGGAGATGGAAAAAAGTCTAAAAATTCAGTTGAAGTGTTGGCAATGTCGTCTCCtttaataagaacatttaacaggTCCTATAACtagtttgaatttttatttatgccATGCTAAATTGAAGTTTGAGTATCTTGTGGTCTTATGATAAATTTTTGGTTTTCAATTTATTAGCTAAATATTTTTGGAGTTGCAAACAGGTTAGCTGCATATTTTTTAGTGCAGATGGGTCAAGGAGTGCTCCAAAGTCAGTGGACATGGCAACCTCTCATGAGTGAAAGCTTGATCCTTTCACTTTTGGATCCAAATGATGTAAATATGCCAAATTTGTATAGAACCTGTAGATCACATTCTTCTCTATTTACCTTGTTGAGAACCAATGAATTTGTTCTCATTCTTTTCTTATTTGTTGAATATAGCGTATattgtattataatttatttttcccgTGCAGGATGTTAGACAGTTTGGAAAGTCTGTGTTAGAACAAGTTTCAAATACTCGGGGTCTTTCATGTGGAATAAAGTTCCTATGTTCGCATGAGCTGTCATTGTATGCAATTATTTTGGGCCTTAAGCATGCTATGAGACTGGTAATATTTTCGGGAAAGATGTCTTGATAATATTTTGGTCAATGCTGATCCTCTTTACTTTATCTCCTTTCTTTGTGTGTGTGTATAAAAGAGGAAATTTCACTAGTTTGAAGAGAGAAGTGCAACTAAGTGGAAGGATAGGGATCCTCAGAAACAGTAACCAAAGTGGCTTAAGAAAGCAACCAATCTATCCATTTTCTTTGCATATTGTAAACTCCATTAAAACAACCATAAGTAGGTCCCCTAGCTAGAGAAAATCCATAACAATTTCTTGTAGCTTTTTTTGGTTGGCAAATATGTGCCCTTGAAGAGGTGGACATTCTCCTTTTGTCAAATCCGTCAGCAAATTGCCAAAGTAACATACTTAAACAGACATCTGGCTTCCCTGTTGTCATGAAGCCCTTTAAATTGTAGCTTTTGATGCTACACCAAAGTCTTTCTGTGTCCAGTCAGATTATGTGACTTTGATAATGTGTTTCTGCATCGGAAATAATACTTTGGTGTAAAATGACTTTTGTCTAGTGGTCGTTCAATTGTTATTCCCTTTATCTGTGCCATTTCagtaatttcattttatttgcaGGTCCAACTAGATTCTGTCATGTCGAAGTTTCATTCTCTACATCACTTTTGGTTTATTTTATGTAAATTACTCAAAGAAAGCGAATTATCTCCTCAAGAGTTACCGGGAGAAATGGATAGTGATTTAATGATGCCAAAATTCTCTTCACAAGGCGGGTTTTTGAAGCAACCGGCTTTTGATTCTCTGCCCCTGGAAATGGATAAACATGTTTCTAATGTTGAACTAAAAACAATATATAAATTTGGTGGTTTAATATCTGAAATGGCATGGCCTATTTTTTGCAAGAGCTTGGTAAAAGGAAAGGAGTTTGTTGATTACAATCTTTGTCAGGTATCATCCTAGTTCTTCTTTAGTATCAGTTATGTGCTTACAGCTTTGCCTTTATGTTCCTCTCTCTTTAAAAAGCTACATGTAGAATAAATGCTTTTAACATTTATTGGCATCCAATCAGGAAAGTTGTGTTTCTTTTGGTGATCAATTTTACAGACAAGTTGTAAGATACCATGGTTCTGCTGTCCAAAATTTAGAATGAATGTTGCTTGGTTTAAATAATTTGATGCTTGAATAGTTGGATCCTAATATCAATTTTCCAAAACGTAGTTAAAATATATATCAAGTGATTTAGATGtaagattgttaggatttggaaGAATGAGGAGACCAAGTATGGATGATCACATTTCAGTTTATTGTTTGCTTCTTTTCTTTTACAGTTTGGTTGTTGTTTCAGATCAACATCTTGCTTTTAGAACCATGAAGATCTTGACCTTCATAGTTCCTTGTTATTTCAGATGACTTGTGTTAGGCTACTCGAGGTCCTGCCTATCGTTGTTGACAAACACATATGTCTTGGTAAAGAGCATGGAAATTTCAGAATGCATGTACAAAATAAATTGGATTTCAAATGGCTTCATGATCTCATGCAATGGGGAAGGTCATCACTTAAAGTTGTTGTTGTTTATTGGAAGCGAGCAGTTATTCAGTTACTCAATCTATTCAAAGGATTTTGTGATAAAACTTCAGTTTCAACAATCATGACCATTGAACATCTTATTTCCTATGGTGAGTTTTGATATTGTATTCACACACGATCATGTTTGAAGTTGTGTTTTGGTAATACCTGTTAGTATCATATCATTAACATGTTTCGTGTTTCTAATTGATTTAGATGGTTGTCCTTGGGAGGAATTGATAAAACAAGTGTCTCACCTGTCTGTCTCTCTATCTAGCGGAGTTTCTCATAAGTCTCGGGAGACAAATATGACACCGAAATCAATGTGTAAAAGCCTGTCCTTTGAGAAGAACCCTTTTACGTCAGATTTGCACTCTTCAACTATGGCTGATAAAGATTTACAAATTTTTGACTCTACAATGATGTCTTGCAAAAGAGGCACTAAAGATGTAATTATTCTTTCAGATGATGAAGGGGAAGCAAAAGTGTCTCCCAATAAGTCTATTTTATCAGATAATGAGATAGGCAACCATGTCTCTCATGGCAACTTAATGTTTTGTGATGCTGGTAAAAGCTTGCTGACTGCTGACCTTGTTAAACAAAATGTTTCAAGTATGGAATTCTGTGGGAAAATAATGGAGCCCttccaaaaaaatatttgtacTGATTCTCCCATCCTTTCTTCTGAGAAACAGAACTCCAGTAATTTTAGTTTACATATTAAACCTGCGGTCACTCCTTTTGCTGATTCAAAAGGCCTAGACACTCAAAGCAGGGAAGTAAGCTTGAAATCCAAGGATAGGGTCAATTTCACAAAATTTTCTGATGAAGCTGTTAatgttaaaaaattgaataaatcttGCAGCAGTGCCGTTCCGAAAATTGGTGATACTAAATCAAGTAAAAGCAGTAAAATGTCAAGTCATTCTCAGGATGCTGAAGACAGCCAGCTAGAGCCTGCAGTGAAACCTGTGGGCCGTATTCAGTTGCATGTGCCAAAGCCTACTTCGGTTGTGAGAAGGCAAGTTATTCAACTCGAAACACCTCTTGATAACAATTCTGTCAGTCTATATAAATTAAAGAACCCAGAGAACAGATTCAAGCCACCTAGGTTGGATGATTGGTATAAACCTATTCTTGAAACAAATTATTTTGCGACAGTTGGATTGTCATCCACAAGAAAAGATGAAACCCAAACCGTCGGGAAGTTAAAGGAAGTTCCTGTTTATTTTCAATCACCAGAACAATATGTGGAGATATTCAGGCCGTTAGTTTTGGAGGAGTTTAAAGCACAGATACAGAATACTTTTCATGAGATGTCTTCATGGGAGGATGCATCTTATGGGAACCTTTCAGTGATGTCAGTGGAGAGAGTTGATGATTTTCATTTTGTTCGTTTTGTCCATGATGACAGTGATTCTGCAGCATGTAAGAGCTTTTCAGAAAATGACCTCATTTTGCTATCAAAAGATCCTCCTCAAAAGTCTTCTCAGGAAGTTCAT contains:
- the LOC112703830 gene encoding uncharacterized protein isoform X1, which gives rise to MANKLATRRDLLDRWRGIQMEEEEDDGDIPDPSKRHLLHLRKEQWFADAYNFLICLPCESHFWCGFWDIMGPLLETFYNYFKDDRHDSPLRRLWKRISDEMKRCLQCVSQHHQAQDMYNMEYESSSIGPLLDVLHKLDNERVTLHLRDINTKLAGEEYNPACDNAEVVNLLYEVLMFPVLLDYQPLFNEFELFVEAIDCKHELALSGHQQFPGVYALLFCKRSVRSVGYRLAESMGKLRRGADLEPLQPLLKKFIGCLEADALPLALDTSTPRAQLDRVSLWIGIKSLLSFLEPTTFEEGILEQYPFFVDIVLNHISGDSLEFSHAVNCLRLLFEMLGCKLWLRSTLPPSVMRNTLLGQCFHTHNEKIHKDILGLFQPFLQSLEALQDGEHEKQRRHFLYFLLHQVPVSSNFSILTRKLANQIALLVVYRGYRMNPPCPPFECSHMWGPALVSSLKDSSLHSSLRQPAFDLIQIIIVSDAAALVNSVLSCCTNPNTESSMENKVIIELDDESDDICFQAIPNCAMKDDDCSWAQFSAQARIIYQEFREWMCIPMLWVDVLVDISPSVLPISFSQAIFWARSRFPMIELEKSSETVLPVRSCLSSYAAEISSSFGWKVPTGSDDGGDGKKSKNSVEVLAMSSPLIRTFNRLAAYFLVQMGQGVLQSQWTWQPLMSESLILSLLDPNDDVRQFGKSVLEQVSNTRGLSCGIKFLCSHELSLYAIILGLKHAMRLVQLDSVMSKFHSLHHFWFILCKLLKESELSPQELPGEMDSDLMMPKFSSQGGFLKQPAFDSLPLEMDKHVSNVELKTIYKFGGLISEMAWPIFCKSLVKGKEFVDYNLCQMTCVRLLEVLPIVVDKHICLGKEHGNFRMHVQNKLDFKWLHDLMQWGRSSLKVVVVYWKRAVIQLLNLFKGFCDKTSVSTIMTIEHLISYDGCPWEELIKQVSHLSVSLSSGVSHKSRETNMTPKSMCKSLSFEKNPFTSDLHSSTMADKDLQIFDSTMMSCKRGTKDVIILSDDEGEAKVSPNKSILSDNEIGNHVSHGNLMFCDAGKSLLTADLVKQNVSSMEFCGKIMEPFQKNICTDSPILSSEKQNSSNFSLHIKPAVTPFADSKGLDTQSREVSLKSKDRVNFTKFSDEAVNVKKLNKSCSSAVPKIGDTKSSKSSKMSSHSQDAEDSQLEPAVKPVGRIQLHVPKPTSVVRRQVIQLETPLDNNSVSLYKLKNPENRFKPPRLDDWYKPILETNYFATVGLSSTRKDETQTVGKLKEVPVYFQSPEQYVEIFRPLVLEEFKAQIQNTFHEMSSWEDASYGNLSVMSVERVDDFHFVRFVHDDSDSAACKSFSENDLILLSKDPPQKSSQEVHMVGKVERREKDNKRSLSIVLIRFYLQNGSSRLNLARRNLTERSKWHACRIMSITPQIREFHALSSVKAIPLLPLILNPVSDSICLGGTKEADLNKLCLSLQQTLRSSFNVCQLQAISASIGRVEPKKNSELSLIQGPPGTGKTRTIVAIVSALLASASTSLKMNCVKRAFNESLNKNSFSPFSRPKISQSVAIARAWQDAALARQMSEDVQSSLKSFRSSVRQRVLICAQSNAAVDELVSRISNHGLYGSNGKMYKPYLVRVGNAKTVHPNSLPFFIDTLVDQRVTEEKMHLNEGKKDMKVDLSVLRSNLEKLVDSIRFYESKRADLRDGNSNVRSHLHDDSHVGDEKEMSDTEIKVTLRKLYEQKHQLYKDLSNVQAQEKKVNEETRSLRNKLRKSILMEAEIVVTTLSGCGGDLYGVCSETMLSSKFGGPSELTLFDAIVIDEAAQALEPATLIPLQLLKSSGTKCIMVGDPKQLPATVLSNVASKYLYECSMFERLQRAGHPVIMLTEQYRMHPEICKFPSLHFYDNKLLNGSQMSRKSAPFHQTKCLGPYVFYDITDGREVRGKNMGAMSLCNEHEADAAVEVLRFFQKRFPTEFTGGRIGIITPYKSQLSLLRSRFLDTFGSSITAEIEFNTVDGFQGREVDILLLSTVRAALLSNAASERNSSTIGFVADVRRMNVALTRAKLSLWIFGNARTLQTNHNWASLVKDAEERDLIMTAKRPYHSIFKTASKDKDFLENSNDVIRQPKHEREVKDNDKDGFESKKKRVASEVKSKGRRDDKALGKSALCKEKKSIDERNSIKNLTCLAAKCESRSCSDGMLTTTEQRVFDNGEGKDKMKINRVETILGKRQSKFENTRSSAHHVVEETGSRQKTSKLSELDRPNLCSRGDTSNSNEVSASSLEGCHKKEHADQVKCTTKSGVSEISKRKQQRKAVDAILYSSLISTKKDETLTKASAKRRFSSSIANESVKPPKTTNASMEATERKERPIAISNQSVHE
- the LOC112703830 gene encoding uncharacterized protein isoform X2 produces the protein MANKLATRRDLLDRWRGIQMEEEEDDGDIPDPSKRHLLHLRKEQWFADAYNFLICLPCESHFWCGFWDIMGPLLETFYNYFKDDRHDSPLRRLWKRISDEMKRCLQCVSQHHQAQDMYNMEYESSSIGPLLDVLHKLDNERVTLHLRDINTKLAGEEYNPACDNAEVVNLLYEVLMFPVLLDYQPLFNEFELFVEAIDCKHELALSGHQQFPGVYALLFCKRSVRSVGYRLAESMGKLRRGADLEPLQPLLKKFIGCLEADALPLALDTSTPRAQLDRVSLWIGIKSLLSFLEPTTFEEGILEQYPFFVDIVLNHISGDSLEFSHAVNCLRLLFEMLGCKLWLRSTLPPSVMRNTLLGQCFHTHNEKIHKDILGLFQPFLQSLEALQDGEHEKQRRHFLYFLLHQVPVSSNFSILTRKLANQIALLVVYRGYRMNPPCPPFECSHMWGPALVSSLKDSSLHSSLRQPAFDLIQIIIVSDAAALVNSVLSCCTNPNTESSMENKVIIELDDESDDICFQAIPNCAMKDDDCSWAQFSAQARIIYQEFREWMCIPMLWVDVLVDISPSVLPISFSQAIFWARSRFPMIELEKSSETVLPVRSCLSSYAAEISSSFGWKVPTGSDDGGDGKKSKNSVEVLAMSSPLIRTFNRLAAYFLVQMGQGVLQSQWTWQPLMSESLILSLLDPNDDVRQFGKSVLEQVSNTRGLSCGIKFLCSHELSLYAIILGLKHAMRLVQLDSVMSKFHSLHHFWFILCKLLKESELSPQELPGEMDSDLMMPKFSSQGGFLKQPAFDSLPLEMDKHVSNVELKTIYKFGGLISEMAWPIFCKSLVKGKEFVDYNLCQMTCVRLLEVLPIVVDKHICLGKEHGNFRMHVQNKLDFKWLHDLMQWGRSSLKVVVVYWKRAVIQLLNLFKGFCDKTSVSTIMTIEHLISYDGCPWEELIKQVSHLSVSLSSGVSHKSRETNMTPKSMCKSLSFEKNPFTSDLHSSTMADKDLQIFDSTMMSCKRGTKDVIILSDDEGEAKVSPNKSILSDNEIGNHVSHGNLMFCDAGKSLLTADLVKQNVSSMEFCGKIMEPFQKNICTDSPILSSEKQNSSNFSLHIKPAVTPFADSKGLDTQSREVSLKSKDRVNFTKFSDEAVNVKKLNKSCSSAVPKIGDTKSSKSSKMSSHSQDAEDSQLEPAVKPVGRIQLHVPKPTSVVRRQVIQLETPLDNNSVSLYKLKNPENRFKPPRLDDWYKPILETNYFATVGLSSTRKDETQTVGKLKEVPVYFQSPEQYVEIFRPLVLEEFKAQIQNTFHEMSSWEDASYGNLSVMSVERVDDFHFVRFVHDDSDSAACKSFSENDLILLSKDPPQKSSQEVHMVGKVERREKDNKRSLSIVLIRFYLQNGSSRLNLARRNLTERSKWHACRIMSITPQIREFHALSSVKAIPLLPLILNPVSDSICLGGTKEADLNKLCLSLQQTLRSSFNVCQLQAISASIGRVEPKKNSELSLIQGPPGTGKTRTIVAIVSALLASASTSLKMNCVKRAFNESLNKNSFSPFSRPKISQSVAIARAWQDAALARQMSEDVQSSLKSFRSSVRQRVLICAQSNAAVDELVSRISNHGLYGSNGKMYKPYLVRVGNAKTVHPNSLPFFIDTLVDQRVTEEKMHLNEGKKDMKVDLSVLRSNLEKLVDSIRFYESKRADLRDGNSNVRSHLHDDSHVGDEKEMSDTEIKVTLRKLYEQKHQLYKDLSNVQAQEKKVNEETRSLRNKLRKSILMEAEIVVTTLSGCGGDLYGVCSETMLSSKFGGPSELTLFDAIVIDEAAQALEPATLIPLQLLKSSGTKCIMVGDPKQLPATVLSNVASKYLYECSMFERLQRAGHPVIMLTEQYRMHPEICKFPSLHFYDNKLLNGSQMSRKSAPFHQTKCLGPYVFYDITDGREVRGKNMGAMSLCNEHEADAAVEVLRFFQKRFPTEFTGGRIGIITPYKSQLSLLRSRFLDTFGSSITAEIEFNTVDGFQGREVDILLLSTVRAALLSNAASERNSSTIGFVADVRRMNVALTRAKLSLWIFGNARTLQTNHNWASLVKDAEERDLIMTAKRPYHSIFKTASKDKDFLENSNDVIRQPKHEREVKDNDKDGFESKKKRVASEVKSKGRRDDKALGKSALCKEKKSIDERNSIKNLTCLAAKCESRSCSDGMLTTTEQRVFDNGEGKDKMKINRVETILGKRQSKFENTRSSAHHVVEETGSRQKTSKLSELDRPNLCSRGDTSNSNEVSASSLEGCHKKEHADQVKCTTKSGVSEISKRKQQRKAVDAILYSSLISTKKDETLTKASAKRRFSSSIANESVKPPKTTNDQSVHE